CTCACAGCAAATAAGGTGCTGAAAGTGGGGCAGTATCCACTTCCAACTTTGGCGGATCTCCTGCAGGAATTAGGAGGAGAAAAGTTCTCTAAATTAGACCTCTCCCATGCTTATCATCAGATAGAGTTAGACCCTGAAGCTCGGAGGTTCACCATAATTAATACGCACAAAGGTCTCTTCGAGTATACCAGATTACTTTTTGGGATATCCAGCGCGCCAGCCATGTTCCAGAGAAAAATGGAGTGCCTGCTAGAAGATATTCCCATGTGCAAGCCGTATCTGGATGATATCAtcatcagcagaaagactgatGAAGAGCACCTCAGGAACCTGGAAGCGGTCCTGTCAAGACTAGAGACCAGTGGGTTACGTCTGAAGAAAGAGAAGTGTGCACTGATGCAAGAGTCGGTCGACTATCTCGGACATCGACTGAACAAGAATGGTCTTCGTCATCTTCAAGACAAAGTTGATGCGGTGCGGGAAGCAAAGCGGCCTGTGAACCAAAGCCAACTCCAGGCATACTTAGGATTACTTGGGTATTATAGGAAGTTTATACCCAACCTGTCACAGGAGATTGCACCGTTGACTCTAATGCTGAAGGATGAGTACCGATCAGCATATTCAAAGAGTGGGAGAAGCAGCGAGCCTGATCCCGTTCAAATGGGGAAAGGAACAAGAGCAGGCATTTGCAGAGATCCAAGCGTCTTCTGCAGAGTGAGAGTGTGCTGACGCATTACGATCCAGCCAAAACAGTCCTGCTCCAAACGGATGCAAGCCCCTATGGCTTAGGTGCTGTGATAAGCCATGTGGATTCAAATGGACAAGAACGCCCGATAGCTTTTGCCTCACGCACTCTCAAGCCCAGCGAAGTGAACTATGCACAATAGGAGAAGGAGGGCTTATCCATAATCATCGGACTGAAGGTTCCACAAGCAGTTACATGGGAGGTCTTTCACCATTGTGACTGTTCACAAGCCTCTGATGGGACTATTTGGAGACCACAAGCCTGCAAGCCCAATGGCCTCTGCTCGCGTAGCAAGATGGCATATGATCCTGTCTGCTTACAGTTATAAGATTGTCTATCGGGAAGGCAAGAAACACCAGGATGCAGATGTGTTGTCGCGCTTGCCGATCCACGAAGAGGACTCTTCATGGAATCACCCTGAGCTCGCGGAGCTTGATGAAGCAGAGGCACGCATCAACTTGCTCTCCGATCTGGACACACGCCCTGTTGATGCACAGGAAGTGAAGAGAGCTACCAAGAAGGACAGAGTTCTCTCAAAGGTGAAGAACCACATCATGGAAGGGTGGCCAAGTGCAAGGAATCTtccagatgaagtaaagaaagatgcCAGCAAGAAAGAAGAGCTGTCAGTGGAGGATGACATAATACTGTGGGGACCACGAGTGGTCATACCAGATAATATGGAGATGAGGACTAGAATCCTTGAAGAACTTCATAGCATGCACCCTGGCATTGTGAAAATGAAGGCATTGGCCAGATCATACGTTTGGTGGCCAGGAATCAACAAAGAGTTGGAACAACAAGTGAGAAGTTGTCCAAGCTGTCAGCAGAGTCAACATAGTCCTGTTGCAGCCCAAATCAATCCTTGGgagtttcctgccggagaccggggcttcacgatgttataggccgcgggccggcagtcggagctcttctccggcgaggaatcccagactccgcgagggaaagtgcacgctgcccccgcgactagaagctccgcacagcgcggcttcaggatgttatagtccgcgggccagcgatcggagctcttcatctggcgacccccggctccttgatctgagctataggaagagatcggGCAGGCTACACAACAGAAAGTAATAATTTTTTTCTTACCTTTCGTCTTgagtggggaacctgaagaaagacaggtcgggTCGCTTACATTGCCGATTCGAGCACTTTATAGCAGAACAGCTTGCTACGCGTGTAGATGTGGACACATGACAGAAgccgatttaaaaaaatcatatatttgattcccaaaatggcgcgAAAAAATTACCCATGGCGCCCATGGCCAACTGCGGCTCTTTCAcctagtggtctatcttgctcctctagtatctttggtaaaaatcatAAGTGCCAAGTTTATGCATGATTATTACGGTTATGATGATGTAATTGTAAGATGACTTTAATAATAACTTGGGAACAGTGTATTAGTCAATTATATTTTGGGTAAAAGATCATATACCGTGAAGGTGAAATTGTGTtagctgcctccaagttaaagggggaggagtgttgtgTATGAAAATATGATTAGCATATTTAAGGTCTTGCGCAATGGTACGTATGCGCAGAGAGACTCAACTTGGCAATTACAATACAAGAAGCTTGTTAATTactttctgaaccttctgaacgaGTATATCCGAGTATgattttaaaggtacacaaaaaagctggagaaactcagcgggtgcagcagcatctatggagcgaaggaaataggcaacgtttcgggccgaaacccttcttcagactgatagggggtggcggggagaaggaaggaaaaaggaggaggaggagcccgagggctggggcataggaggagacagcccgagggctaaggaaggggaggagacagcaagggctaacaaaattgggagaattcaatgttcaagcccgcaggatgcagactccccaagcggaatataaggtactactccccaagcggaatataaggtgctgaatCGCCAAGCGGAATATGTTCCGCAAGGCTGTTGAAGACAAAGATCCTATACCGGAGGGATCTTTGGTTGAAGACACCTGCATCGTGGAGGTTGTTCCCATCCCTTCCTTCCTCACGTGCTCTGTTGTTGTCGTTGAAGCAGCCCCCGGTTTAATTCAAGTCCAATGGAAAGCCAGCCTCGCGGCATTGTCCAATCAGGGGCTCTGTTTCTTGTCTCCGACACCAGACCGTCCAATCACACGTCGGCGTCCTGTCCCGTCAGCGGGGTGAGCGCGCGGGGTTTTTTTCTCTCGCGGACCGCGGGCAAGATCAACGATCCCATCGCAATAGGATCTTTGGGCTAGATGGGGAACAAAAAGAGGAGCAGAGCTGCGACCTCGGCGCTCCCGTCGCACTCTAGGACTCTCTTCCTGAGGACCGACGGCCTGCCGCTGCGTTTCTACATCAGGCCGGGCCCCACCAAAGCCTTACTGCAGCCGCTGGTATCACACGGGGGCGGCGTGATGTGCCGCGTCCAGGAGCCGAGCGCCATTCTGTTGATCGAGCCGGAGGAGAGTGCGCCGAGGACGAGCGGCTATACCCTGTCCCAGTATGTGTTAGACTGCGTGCAGAGGAACCAGCAGTTGCCTCTGGAGAACTACGTGGCGGTCGGGCCGCCGCCACCCACGTCCTCCTCTGACAACGGTCGGACAGCCTACACCAAGCTGGAGGATGTGGCCATCCTGATGTACGTGCGCGACTACGGGGGTTCGGGCTCGCAGCCCGGGAGCGCGGTGTGGCACGAGATGGAGCGCGCGCAGGTGACGCGCCACAGCTGGCAGTCGATGCGGACCCGCTACCTCCGCCATCTGCGCGGCCATGAACACCTGTACAACCTCGACAGCCGCTCCGTCATCCCCACCACCGTCTTCCACGGGACTCAGCCGCCCGAGCCACAAAAaggtagatggggagggaggagaatgATTGCAACGGATTCACTGGCCGGCACGACTGCGTGACTTCCACCACCACtcactcacctctctctctctctctctcctcctcctcctccccccccttcccttcattTTCCATTCTCTCCCTGTGCCTCGCACCTATTTATCCTCTCTTCGTCcaaggttggggaatcaagaaatagaggacataggtttaatgtgagggggaagatttagttgcaactttttccacacaagagATGGGGTGGCGCAGTGGAGGAGCTATTGCCTTAGCATCAGAGACATGAGttagattctgactacaggtgcagtttgtgttgggtgggtgggggtgggggggtggggtggggtggggggggtgggggggggggggggtgggtttctccgggtgcttcagattcatcccacatgccaaagatgtgcagatttgtaggttaattggcttttgtaaattgttcctagtgcttaGTGTGAAATAGtttgtgggtgatcaatggtcggcttggactcaatgggccgaataacctgtttccacgctgtatatgtaTATAGGTTGGTGACTATATAgaataagttgccagaggaagtggttgagagcGGTACAATCTTTAAAACACTTTTTgggacaagtatatggatagaaATAGTTtagaggaataataataataataataataataataataataaatactttattgatcccctcagggaaattcagatgtccagaagctcgcaaccaacaaacccacagattcaaaacgaacgcagacagaaaatacatagaatacaatgtggacactacctgagagcaataaatacttaaaaagaccaataattaacagttaaaaattagtaATTGCAAGGTCGTAAGGAGTAGaattgagccattcggcccatcaagtctactctgccattcaaccatggctgatctatctcgccctcctaaccccattctcctgccttctccccataacctctgacacctgtactaatcaagaatatctatctctgccttaaaaatatcaacccactgatttgccctccacagccttctgtggcaaaaaattccacagattcaccaccctatgactaaataaatttctcctcaaagaatgtcctttaattcaaagctatgacttctagtcctagactctcccactagtggaaacactctctccacatccactctatccatgcctttcactcttctgcatgtttcaatgaggtacccactcatccgtctaaactcctgcgagtacatgcccagtggTGACAAACGTTCATCGTAGGttagcctactcattcctgggatcattcttgtaaacctcctctggaccctctccagagccagcacattctccctcagatatgatgcccaaaattgcttggaatattccaaatgcggccttgctAATGCcttagcctcagcattacatccatgtttttgtatacaagccctcttgaaataaatgctagcattgagtttgctttattTACTACCGAATGTgggcaaattaaactaatttggATGGCTTTttttggttgaagggcctgtttcagtgccatGTGACTGATTTAATAATGTACCCATtctttagatagacacagaatacaggagtaactcatgTACTCATCAACACCCTTGCTGTCCTGGGCAGtctcctttgtcagagtgagtcgatatgcaaactggaggagcagcacttcatattttgcaagGGCAGCTTGtagcccagcagtatgaacattgatttatcttATTTCAAGTAACTCTTCCAACCTCtgtttctcctcccccctccttccagTACTACTGTTCACGTCATCTTATCCCTTTTGTTATCAAACCTTCCAGCAGCCATTATGGGCACTACCCTTCCTGAGATCATCATTTGCtgtccctgatttgttctggccttttcttacctccagtttgcttcctccaatttcccccccccccccacccacttccagtctgaagaaagattccgacctgaaactttgccttttttctttccttcaaagatgctgcctgatctgctgagttactccagcattttgtatattaTGTTATCCTATTAGTTGGGATGACATTTCTGCTTTATTTGCATCAAACCATTATTGTCTTTAAAGGTTTTGTACTTGTTTAATCATGTCTTTATTTCTCCTGTGGTTGAATGTGTTTTATAGGGAAAAAGAATGGTGGCAATCTTCAACCTACTGACCCAGGGTCTAATGAGGATGTACCCATTGCAGATGAGCTGGAATCTGATGGTATAAGTTCTGAGGAGGAATTCTTCAACATATTTCCAGTTGCTATCCAGGAATTTGAGGCAGGCTCTATAATTATGTTTATCCCTTTAATTATGCTCTGGAAATGTTCTTTGTTATCTACTTGCATCAGAACCATTCACAATTTTACAGTTTCAATCTATGTACTTTTTCTGTCAAAAAGACCCTATGTTCATATTTTCCAGAATGTGTGTTCTCATTTTTACTATCTATACATCGTCCATGCATCATAACCATTGGCAAAGTACCAGATTAGCATAACTTCATTGGTCTCAAATACTTTACTTCAAAATCCCTAGAGCTTGGTTTTTGCTTTGTGACCCAACTTGCACCACAACTTTTAGTGGTAGCTCTATTGGTGCTACCAATATTTCTCATGTTTCTCTACTATATTGAAACTTGCTAGTTCCAAGTTTTACAAAGAGTGAGCATTATTCATTATACAAAAATGTACTACCTTACATTTCATCTGCCAATTATTTGCCCTTGTCCACTTATCTGTGGCAGTCCTCTGCTGAAATGGTAAATTTATTTGCATATAAGAAGTTGAGTATGTCTCTATCCAATGTTTTTGGGTGGACTGGGCTTTCTGTTAATGGCATGCCAGCACTTCAACTAGTGTATAAAATTTGTAGAGTAATGGGCAGGTCTCAGAGAATGTGGTGCAGAGGTGCATGAAAATAAGGACAACGGTATTGTCCCTTGTGTGGTTTGCTCCTTGGTAGCTGATGTGGACTGTTTCATTATATGTCATTGTAAGTTACTTGAACTGTACTGTTTACTTGTTAGCTTTTATTGAAATAGTTTTATTTTCTAGATTGATGAGACTTCTGAACAGATGAAGGAGATAAATGATGTGACAGAGGCAGAAAATATCCCACAAGAGCACCAAATGGAAACTGACAAATCACCAaaagtgagctttggtgagcgatGTCTTAAAAGGAAAGGAACTACCACAGAATTAATTCTGGACAATGAACCAATGGAAATGAACAAACCACCAGAAGAGAATCTTGGTGAGCCTTTTGCTAAAAGAAAAGAAATGACAGCAATAATTATGGAAAATAAGCAGGTGGCGACTGAAAGCCCTCAAGAAATGAGCTTTGGTGACTGCCATACTAAGAAGAAAGTCACTTTGTCAGAGTTTGTCATGAACAATAAGCAGTCAGAATCGTATTCTCAAGTATTGTCAGGCGAATTGTCCTTGCATACAGCATCCCAGGATGAAGTGGAATGTGCAACCAGGGCCATCAGTACATTAATGCAAGCTTGTGACCTAGACCTCTGCACAGCCACACAGTTGCTACTGAAGAACAATGGAGAACTGGCAGCAGCATTGCATTTTGTGGAGTCTGGCCACCGTCCAGATGGTTATCCCATCTGGACACGTCGAGATGACCTTGACCTTGAGAATGTTGCTAGAGAAGTGCAGGAGGGCCTAATCCAAAAATTTGGCCCTGAGAACCTAGCCAAACGTATTGCCTTTCGAAAAAGTTAGTGCTATTATTGAATTTCATGTTTCAGTTTTGGTATTGTCATTTAAAGGAGGCATAATTTCAGAGAGAATACAATCTGGTTGAATATTGCCTATCTCCTGTTAAATGAGTTTGTACCTGGAATGTTGATTAGGTAGAATGAAAATCCATGATCTATTGAGTTGGAGAGTCTTATCCCTGGCATATTAAATCTACCCTAATTTGCCATATTTGGATTGGAGTAAGAAATGAAAGTAAGGGTTAAGACCCCATATACTTTTATTCAGCCCATATTTCCGTAAACTCCTTCCTGATTTGGCCACTCACCCGCACATCaaaagcaatttacagtggccaacccAGGTACCAGCCTAATGTCTTTTGTGATATGGGAGAAAGCTAGACCACCTGGGGGAAACCCCTGTGGTCACATTGAAAAATAGACTCTATGaagacagcactggtagtcaaAATTAAAGCCACTACTGCCCCATTTTAGTCCATTTTAAGCCAAATTTTACATAATGTGAATTTTACGATTACTAAACAAATGATGCATTGGAACATTCTCCAAATGAGCTGCTTTTTAGTAATTGGATGGGATAAGTGCTCATGATAAAATTGAGAGAAAGGTTTGACAGTGTTGATCATTGACTAAAATATAAATTTGTTTGTACAGAAACTACTTTTGCAAACCATTTGTGTACAAATGTCAAACGCTGGTATTTGCGTAATGCTGTCCAAATCTTTATGAAGATTCTAAGATATTAAAATGTAGTTTTATGCAGCATATTCTTTAATGATTTTATTAGATGAAATGTGCATGCTGAAATGCTGCGCTGTTGCGACCTAATGCATCACTTGATCGATTTTAACATTGTTTGAATTATTGGTGTTTATTCCCAGCCCCTGATTGGAATAAGAAAATGGTCTTGATACACGCATCTAGTATGGGGAAAGGTTCAGTGGTTTCTGCTGAATTATCTGGTGATGTCTCCTAAAATATGGTCTTTAATTGTGGCCTAGATTATATTTATCTGTAATTCCTTGTAATCTTTTCCATAATTATACGACTTGGTGAGGTAGTAAAGAATTGATGCAATGGAATTGCACCCCTGTGTGTCAGTTCCATAGAGTAAGAAGATTGTTGTCGAGAGATGATTATTTTATTGTGTATAAGCAACTCCTGCTTATAcacaaagctagagtaactcaacgggacaggcagcatttctggaatgaaggaatgggtgatgtttcaggtcgagacccggcttcagactggttagggataagggaaatgagagatatagatggtgatgtggcgaGCTGCTTTACGGAGCGATTTTGTTTGTAGAAATATCTTTATCAGGATTTTTAATGAGCCCCTTTTCCCATTGAATCCCATGTTATATGCAGAAGTGAGTTCCCATgggattttttttccccattagTCATTTTATTGGCAATATCAAGGGACCGTTATTTAATGGCTGAGGTCAACATTAGACTTGGAGGGGAGGAATTGAAAAGCATGCAAAAGGTAACATTTtgtacattttaattttaattgctcAATATCGTGAGTCAGTAAGATTTGGGTTTGACGTCACCATTGCATTCACAGGAGAGTCTCACCTTGACCACGGCCTATGCAGTCCAGAGATGTTAACAGATCACTACACAGCACAACTGCACTTTTCATCTGCGAGGCATGTTCTCACTTGTGAGCCTTGTGGATTAGGAAGGGGAATATTGGGGAAAGGGATGGCGTTCATTGAAGAATGGTGGTGTGGAAAGATTTTAAAGAAGTAATGGATTAAAGCATGGTGATGTTGTGGAATGCCCATGCAATGCAAAGGCTGAGGCATTACTTTAGGGGCAGATCATGGCTACTGCAATTCCACACAATGCAGTCAGAGAATGTCTTGCAAATGAAGAGCATAACAGTGCCACACTGCAGTCCAAGTTCCTATGAACTGGTGTCTCTGAGGGTGTGGCAAAGGACTCCACTGTGACTGCTGATCCAATGAATGCAGTGATGTCATATTTCTTATTGAATGAAGAGTATAAAACTGCAATGGGATAAGTAGCTTGCAAGAGTTTCCACAGATCCGAGAGAAACTGAGCTACTTTACAACCACAGTTGAACACTGGTTGACATTTAAATTATAAATAATGGCATGGTTTGCATAATGCTTTTCGTATGTCTCCCTTAGCTGCACATCACTTCCATCATGCTTGACCCTGCACTTGACTTGATGCTGTAAAATCGATTTTCATGTATGGTTCTGGACATAAAAGGATTTATGAAGGGACCGAATTGAATTTTGGGGTAAATAAAATTGTGGGGAAATGTTTTCTAAATAGTTTTctaaataaaacattcatgatgtATAAGACAAAGGATGTAGTAATTTCATCCTACCACTAGTATGGATAGATAAGCAACGTTGTGAGGTGCATGGTGGAGTTTGAAATTAGTCAGATGTTATGGGTATGGCTGGAGATTATTCTTTTCTTGGGATAGCTAATACTGGAGGAGAGACTGTGGAGCCCAGACTGACATGCTTTAAATGAATCCAGAGGATATTCAGATGTCTTCTTTGGAGTTGAACATAATTAAAGTATATTGATTTGAGCTTTCTCTGATAGAGCTGTACagcttggaaacgggcccttcagcccaacttgccccatctacattagtcccacctgcccttttggcccatatccctcttcttgcacatgacgtgcacagcctaaggttgtaggacaacttgttctacttgattgtgcacgccaggttgattgcattcatcgaaatggggtggac
The sequence above is a segment of the Amblyraja radiata isolate CabotCenter1 chromosome 18, sAmbRad1.1.pri, whole genome shotgun sequence genome. Coding sequences within it:
- the LOC116983207 gene encoding telomeric repeat-binding factor 2-interacting protein 1 encodes the protein MGNKKRSRAATSALPSHSRTLFLRTDGLPLRFYIRPGPTKALLQPLVSHGGGVMCRVQEPSAILLIEPEESAPRTSGYTLSQYVLDCVQRNQQLPLENYVAVGPPPPTSSSDNGRTAYTKLEDVAILMYVRDYGGSGSQPGSAVWHEMERAQVTRHSWQSMRTRYLRHLRGHEHLYNLDSRSVIPTTVFHGTQPPEPQKGKKNGGNLQPTDPGSNEDVPIADELESDGISSEEEFFNIFPVAIQEFEIDETSEQMKEINDVTEAENIPQEHQMETDKSPKVSFGERCLKRKGTTTELILDNEPMEMNKPPEENLGEPFAKRKEMTAIIMENKQVATESPQEMSFGDCHTKKKVTLSEFVMNNKQSESYSQVLSGELSLHTASQDEVECATRAISTLMQACDLDLCTATQLLLKNNGELAAALHFVESGHRPDGYPIWTRRDDLDLENVAREVQEGLIQKFGPENLAKRIAFRKS